A genomic window from Periweissella cryptocerci includes:
- the jag gene encoding RNA-binding cell elongation regulator Jag/EloR, whose amino-acid sequence MTLFTGKNIEDATAQGLASLGVTREAVEVTIVEAGGRSFFGLKRTQAQVEINLKEQQVIQQVTTETTAVITEPQTASVTEDDEVQLRVRQSKNQVKWDRAADATMNYLADALGALEIEGSLDAEWGHNTMNIQFETPTEGLLIGKHGKTLNSLQALAEIVLAQNGIRHPQLMLNVGTYREKRAETLERLAYRTADDVVSLGQTVTLEPMPPYERKVIHAALAEDEDVYTESIGKEPHRGILVGLRSQNGDEVE is encoded by the coding sequence ATGACTTTATTTACAGGAAAAAATATTGAAGATGCGACCGCACAAGGGTTAGCTTCATTAGGTGTCACGCGTGAAGCGGTTGAGGTAACAATCGTTGAAGCTGGTGGTCGGAGTTTCTTTGGGTTAAAACGGACGCAAGCACAAGTCGAAATTAACCTAAAGGAACAACAAGTAATTCAGCAAGTTACCACAGAAACGACGGCAGTGATAACGGAACCCCAAACAGCATCCGTTACTGAAGATGATGAAGTACAATTGCGGGTTCGTCAAAGTAAAAACCAAGTAAAATGGGATCGGGCGGCCGATGCTACGATGAATTATTTGGCCGATGCATTGGGGGCATTGGAAATTGAAGGTAGTTTAGATGCTGAATGGGGTCATAATACGATGAACATTCAGTTTGAAACACCCACAGAAGGTTTATTGATTGGTAAGCACGGTAAGACCTTGAACTCATTACAGGCATTAGCCGAAATCGTCCTAGCGCAAAATGGCATTCGGCACCCACAGCTGATGTTAAACGTTGGTACATATCGTGAAAAGCGGGCTGAAACATTAGAGCGGTTAGCATACCGGACCGCTGATGATGTGGTCAGTTTAGGACAAACGGTGACGTTAGAACCAATGCCACCATATGAACGTAAGGTAATCCATGCGGCCTTGGCCGAGGACGAAGACGTCTACACAGAATCAATTGGTAAGGAACCCCATCGTGGTATTTTAGTTGGGTTACGCAGCCAA
- a CDS encoding SHOCT domain-containing protein translates to MKTAEEMYQYTRENKLGYNLNILGPWLQKKHFQVIEDALLDHEEVISAFVGRHRPEGGENRPNGDETDQTPHAKRHSVSYFGTEGFYGYAITTEQRIIYAHWSPFHHDATNIPLSNLNNVNPDTGFIWGAVKVETFGDSFSVFWTKSVVRKIAKLIQQGVSDSKDGYMDGVTNSMRTKNVNNGAPRDLYAELEQGKKALDNGLITQAEYDQLKQRLLNE, encoded by the coding sequence ATGAAAACTGCCGAAGAAATGTACCAATATACGCGGGAAAATAAATTAGGCTACAATCTGAACATTTTAGGACCATGGTTACAAAAGAAACACTTCCAAGTTATTGAAGATGCGCTGCTTGATCATGAAGAAGTTATTTCGGCTTTTGTGGGACGGCATCGGCCAGAAGGTGGTGAAAACCGTCCCAATGGCGATGAAACTGACCAGACTCCACATGCCAAACGTCATTCAGTTAGTTACTTTGGCACAGAAGGGTTCTATGGCTATGCGATTACGACTGAGCAACGGATTATTTACGCGCATTGGTCACCATTTCACCATGATGCGACGAATATTCCGTTGAGTAATTTAAATAATGTTAACCCAGATACTGGCTTTATCTGGGGCGCCGTTAAAGTCGAAACATTTGGTGATAGTTTCAGTGTGTTCTGGACGAAGAGTGTTGTGCGCAAAATTGCCAAGCTCATTCAACAAGGCGTGAGCGATTCAAAAGACGGTTACATGGATGGTGTCACGAATAGCATGCGAACTAAAAATGTTAATAATGGCGCACCGCGTGATTTATATGCTGAACTTGAACAAGGTAAAAAAGCGCTGGATAATGGCTTAATTACGCAAGCTGAGTACGATCAACTGAAACAACGTTTGTTAAACGAATAG
- a CDS encoding (S)-acetoin forming diacetyl reductase — protein MTEVAFVTGAGQGIGEAIAKRLAKDGFKIAAVGRTVAKVQRVADEINQAGGEAIAVAADVQNRDEVYAAIDETVAKLGDINVVVNNAGVAPTTPILDIKQDDLDYTWKINVGGTVWGTQAAAKKMIELGHGGKIINATSQAGVVGNPNLTAYGSTKFAVRGITQTTARELAEYGITVNAFAPGIVRTPMMNDIAQQVADNAGKDFEWGMNSFAKDITLQKLSEPEDVANGVAFLAGSDSDYMTGQTLVVDGGMVFH, from the coding sequence ATGACAGAAGTAGCATTTGTAACTGGGGCAGGTCAAGGAATTGGTGAAGCAATCGCAAAGCGGCTAGCAAAAGATGGTTTTAAGATTGCGGCAGTTGGTCGGACCGTTGCAAAGGTTCAACGAGTAGCTGACGAAATTAACCAGGCCGGTGGTGAAGCAATTGCGGTGGCTGCCGATGTGCAAAACCGTGATGAAGTATATGCAGCCATTGATGAAACAGTTGCGAAGTTGGGTGATATTAATGTTGTCGTTAATAATGCGGGTGTTGCACCTACGACACCAATCTTGGACATCAAGCAAGATGATTTGGACTACACATGGAAAATCAATGTTGGTGGAACTGTGTGGGGTACGCAAGCTGCAGCTAAGAAAATGATTGAACTTGGTCATGGCGGTAAAATCATCAACGCTACTTCACAAGCAGGGGTTGTTGGTAATCCTAACTTGACGGCGTATGGTTCAACTAAATTTGCCGTCCGTGGTATCACGCAAACGACTGCCCGTGAATTGGCAGAATACGGTATTACAGTTAACGCATTTGCACCCGGAATTGTGCGGACACCAATGATGAATGACATTGCCCAACAAGTTGCTGATAATGCGGGTAAAGATTTTGAATGGGGAATGAACTCATTTGCCAAGGATATTACGTTGCAAAAATTGTCAGAACCAGAAGATGTTGCGAATGGGGTGGCCTTCTTAGCCGGTAGCGATTCTGATTACATGACTGGTCAAACATTAGTGGTTGATGGTGGAATGGTATTCCACTAG
- a CDS encoding MFS transporter, which produces MAKNSQSKWLILLALGLFTFMSTLDSSIVNIALPTISRDLAVPMNEATWTVSIYLIVISGLLIFFGRLGDMIGKIKVFKIGTYIFTFGSLLAGISAGLPFLLFARFVQAIGAAMTMSNSFGITTVTFPPEQRGRAMGLIAMFVSIGAVAGPGLGGLILQYLPWSYIFWVNVPIGIVTIIMGQILFPKSSSRGAKPKIDWAGAIVFFIMIVALFMGVNVGQAEGFLHPTVIGMIILAIVLFIIFVKVEKREKIPLINLAIFKNSMFSISLLTGMLVFITNNFFVVIMPFYLQNLRGWTPGTSGLLMMTFPIVMAVMAPIGGILGDKFDKEVITMIGLVLIMVAQIGYTLIGATTGFVLIAIFNALNGAGAALFNSPNNALVMGTVEPQYLGVAGSVNALARNLGMIIGISTATTALFGWMSMSAGYRVTTYLPKHPMFFSNAMHYAFMISMVLAVIAFGLTFYRWNLSRKARLVTK; this is translated from the coding sequence ATGGCAAAAAATAGTCAATCAAAATGGCTGATATTACTAGCATTGGGATTATTTACATTTATGTCGACGCTTGATTCATCAATCGTGAATATCGCGTTACCAACAATTTCGCGCGATTTAGCGGTGCCGATGAATGAGGCAACGTGGACAGTTTCAATTTACTTAATTGTAATTTCGGGGTTATTAATTTTCTTCGGTCGCTTAGGGGACATGATTGGTAAGATTAAAGTTTTTAAAATCGGGACATATATTTTCACTTTCGGTTCATTGCTAGCGGGAATTAGCGCTGGGCTACCATTCCTATTGTTTGCGCGGTTTGTCCAAGCAATTGGTGCTGCCATGACCATGTCGAATAGTTTTGGGATTACGACAGTGACTTTCCCACCCGAACAACGCGGACGCGCAATGGGCTTAATTGCGATGTTTGTGTCGATTGGGGCAGTTGCGGGACCTGGTTTAGGTGGTTTGATTCTACAATACTTGCCTTGGTCATATATTTTCTGGGTGAATGTGCCAATTGGGATTGTCACGATTATTATGGGACAAATACTATTTCCCAAGTCATCTAGTCGTGGGGCTAAACCCAAAATCGACTGGGCGGGTGCAATTGTCTTCTTCATCATGATTGTGGCACTCTTTATGGGTGTGAACGTCGGTCAAGCTGAAGGATTCTTACATCCTACTGTTATTGGGATGATTATCCTCGCAATTGTATTGTTCATAATTTTTGTTAAAGTTGAAAAACGTGAAAAAATTCCGTTGATTAATTTGGCAATTTTCAAAAACAGTATGTTCTCAATTAGTTTATTGACGGGGATGTTAGTTTTTATTACAAATAATTTCTTCGTAGTTATCATGCCATTTTACCTGCAAAATTTGCGGGGATGGACACCAGGAACATCGGGTTTGTTGATGATGACATTCCCAATTGTGATGGCAGTGATGGCACCAATTGGTGGGATTCTTGGCGACAAGTTTGATAAAGAAGTGATTACGATGATTGGTTTGGTCTTAATCATGGTGGCACAGATTGGGTATACCTTGATTGGGGCAACCACAGGCTTCGTACTCATTGCCATCTTCAACGCATTGAATGGTGCGGGTGCTGCGTTGTTTAACTCACCTAATAACGCCCTCGTGATGGGAACTGTTGAACCACAGTATCTTGGCGTCGCTGGTTCAGTGAATGCCTTAGCGCGTAATCTGGGGATGATTATCGGGATTTCAACCGCGACGACGGCCTTGTTTGGTTGGATGAGTATGTCGGCTGGGTATCGCGTGACAACTTATTTACCTAAGCATCCAATGTTTTTCAGCAACGCGATGCACTATGCGTTTATGATTTCAATGGTACTCGCAGTGATTGCCTTTGGGTTAACGTTCTATCGTTGGAACTTGAGTCGTAAGGCACGGTTAGTAACTAAATAA